CACGCGGCGCGCCGTGTTGACGACGGCCGCGACCGTCGCCGTGTCGCCGAACGTCCCGCCCTCGACGACGACCGTCAGCGGCGGGTCGCCCGCGATCTCGACGCGGTCCTCGTCCCTCGCGCCGACGGCCATCGTGAGCGTGAGCGTCGCCCGCGTCTCGCCGTCGACCGTGACGGTCGCCGTCTGGTGGATGCCGGCGACGTCGCCCGCCGCGACCGTCGCGTGCTCCGTCCGGTAGTCGGCGTCGGCGAGGTGGGGGCCGAAGGTCTCGCTCACCTCGGCCGTGTCCCAGCCGAGGCCGGCGGCGAGAGCCTTCGCCGACTCGACCATCCCGATGTGCCCGAACCCGCCGGCCGCCTCCCGCTCACGGAACGCGGCCTCGGTGAGCCCCGCGCCGACCTTCTTTTGGAGCGGCCCGCGCCGCCGCCCCGCGTCGACCGACCGCGACACGTCGACCCGGTCGACGCGCGCGACGACACCCGACAGGACGACCGGGAGCAGGTCCATCACGAACCCCGGGTTCACGCCCGTCCCGACGACGACCACGCCCGCCTCGGTCGCCGCGCGGTCGATCCGCTCCGAGAACGCGGGGTCGCGGTCGAACGGCCAGAACAGCTCCTCCGACGACGACACGACGTGCGCGCCGGCATCGATGCAGGCCATCAGCTGGCCCTCGATCCGGTCGAGGAACGAGAGCGTCGTGTGGAGGACGACGTCGGGCGCCCACTCGCCGAGCGCGGCCGGGTCGTCGCGGACCTCGGCACCGACGGCGTCGCGCCCCAGAATCTCCCCGACGTCCTTCCCGACCCGCTCCGGGTCGAGGTCGAGGGCGCCGACGAGTTGGTGGCCGTGGTCGAGGGCGAGACGGGCGCAGGCCTGGCCGATGGGGCCGAGGCCGAACTGGACGATGCGGAGCGACATGCGAAAATCCGGGGGGAAGACGAGGGCCCGAAAGCTCGCCCGACCCAGTCGCCGCGGGCCACAAAAAACCGCCGCCCCGGGACGAATCCTGGGGCGGCGGGGATCGGGCGCCGCATCCCTGGCAAGGCGTGCGCCCGACGTCGGCGGCCTGAAGGCCTAGAGGGTGCTGAGGAGGACGACCACGCGGGCCGCGGCCTCCGCGGAGACGGTCGACGAGACGGCGGTCTCGGCGGCGGTGTAGTAGGTGGCGAGAGCCGACGCGACCGCCTCGCCCGACGACGCGGCGTTGACGGACGCCATGAGCGCGGTGCGCGCCGTAGCCGTGGCCGCGGCAGCGATCGAGAGGTCCGTCGCGCTCACGCCCGTTTCGGAGCTCAGCTCCGCCTGGACGACGGCGCGGTAGGTGGCCATGGCGGCCGTCCGCTGCGCCTCCGTGTTCGCCGCGCGGAGAGACGCCACGAGTTGGGCGCGGGCCGCGCCGAGCGTCGCGAGGCGAGACGACGCGGCGCCGCGGGCTTCGAATTCGGCCTCGATGGCGAACGCCGTCGCCGTCGCCGCGAACAGCCGGGCTCGAGTGCGGACCGACGCGGCCGTGCGCGAGGACGTCGAGGCGGCGAACCGCTCGGCGGCGAGCGCGCGGGCCCGGGCGGCGCGGGCCGCCGTGCGGGCCGTCAGGCCGGCCTCGGTGTACGCCTCGACATAGGCCTCCTCGAAGTCCGCCAGCGCGGCCGACGTGTTGGCCGAGGCGGACAGGGACAGGCGGAGTTGAGCGTAGGCCTCGTCCCGGTCGTCGCGGACCCTCTCGATGTCGTCGTCGGCGGCGCCATCGTCGGCGGCAGCGCGGCGCTCGGCGGCGAGCGCCGCGTCGAGGGCCGCGGCGACCTCGGCGGTCGTGGTCTGGCCCAGCACGAGGTCGGTGGCGACGTCGGACGTCACGAAGAGGACGGCGTCCGACACGCGGGCGCGGTCGCTCCGACCGCGAACGACGACGTACACGTCGGCCTCGGCGTCGGTCTCGGTCGTCATCGGCGGGACGCGGACGGTGCCGCGGGCCGCACCGCCGGCTTCGACGAGGACCGACGACGAGAAGAACCCGTCGGACTCGGCCGTGAGACGGACGGGAGCCGTGGTGCCCTCGCTCTCGAGCGAGAACGACCCGCTGGCCGTGGTGGTGGCCGAGCCGGCGAGGGCGTTCGTGCCGCCCGAGGCGGAGATCGAGGCGGCGGTGACGACGGCGCCTTCGACCGAGGCGCCTGAGCGACGGGCCGTCTCGGTGTCGTCGGTGACACGGCCGTCGAAGGTGACGGCGGCCCCGGTCTCGGAGCCGCCTGAGGCGCTGTCGCAACCCGTGGTGAGGGTCACGGCAGGACCGAACAGGAGGGCGGCGGCGAGGACCGCGCGCGGAACAGGAGTCTGGAAGGACATGATTAACAGGTGGTGGGGTGGTGGGACCGCCGGGCGTAGCCGCGGTGGGATCCGTACAAACGCCCTTGCCCTCGGTCCGTTCGGCAGCGTGGATGGAGGAACGGGGCACCTCGCACCACCACCCCATGTCACACAACGGATTACGCCGATGCGACCGAAAAACACCGACGTCGGCGTCCTCCTCTGTCCTACGCGTCCAGCGCGTGGCTCAGTCGCTCGGCGAAGGTGTCGGTGAGCCGCTCCATCTCGATTGACACGGCCGGGCGGACGACCGCGCCCAGGAACGACGGCGCGGGGATCCGGAGCCGCGCGTCCATCCGCAGCGTCCCGACCGTGGCGGCCTCACCGTCGGGCTCGACCGAGCAGGCCCCGTCGAAGGCGGCGTTGCCCACGCCCGGGATCGGCGTCCAGCGGAGCGTGTGCGAGGCCTCGTCGGCCTCGTAGCGGCAGGCGTAGACGACGGAGACGCGCCCGCCGGGCGGGCCGAGCGGGTCCATTCGCCAGAGGTACGCGCCCTCGCCGTACGGCTCGACCGACGCCACGTGCGGGTACAGCGCGCCCCAGCGCGGGACGTCCTTCAGGAGCGCCCAGGCGGCGTCGACCGGCGCCGCCAACCGGACGCGCCGGGCCACGTGCGTGTCGACCTCGATCACGCGGGGACCTCGACGAGAGCCAGACGGGGCGCCGTCACGCGACGTCCCCCACCTCGGCGCCGAGGTGGGCCAGGGCGGACCGGAAGATCTTCGCGCCGTCGGCGGTGCCCAGGACCGGCTCGACGCACCGCTCGGGGTGCGGCATCATCCCGAGCACGTTGCCGCGCGCGTTCCGCACGCCGGCGATGTTGCGGGCCGAGCCGTTCGGGGCCGCCTCCGGCACGGCCTCGCCGGCCGCGTCGACGTAGCGGAAGACCACGCGGTCCTCGGCCTCGAGCTCGTCGAGCGTCGCGTCGTCGGCCGTGTAGTTGCCCTCGCCGTGGGCGACGGGGACCGTCAGGACCTCGCCCGTCTCGAGCTCCGCCGTGAACGGCGTCGCCGTCGACTCGACGCGGAGCCGCGCGTCCTTGCAGGCGAACCGGAGGCTGGCGTTCCGCATGAGCGCGCCCGGCAGGAGCTCGGCCTCGCACAGCACCTGGAACCCGTTGCACACGCCGAGCACGAGCCCGCCCGTCGCCGCGAACCGGACGACGTCCTTCATGATGGGCGAGAACCGGGCGATGGCCCCGGCCCGGAGGTAGTCGCCGTAGGAGAACCCGCCGGGCACGACCACGAGGTCAGCTTCGCCGACGGAGCCCTCCTTGTGCCACACGAACCGGGCGTCCTGCCCCAGCACGTGCTTCGTGGCGTGGTACACGTCGTGGTCGCAGTTGGACCCGGGAAAGACGAGGACGGCGACCTTGGCCATGGGGGTGGGGGTGATGGAGTGAGGGGTGAGGGGCCCGCCGCTGGTCGGCGCCGCCAGCCCGGCGCGACGTACCTCCGCGTCATCCTGAGCGGAGGGCGCAGCCCGGAATCGAAGGATCTCTGGCGAGCACGTGCTCT
This sequence is a window from Rubrivirga marina. Protein-coding genes within it:
- a CDS encoding dihydrodipicolinate reductase, with product MSLRIVQFGLGPIGQACARLALDHGHQLVGALDLDPERVGKDVGEILGRDAVGAEVRDDPAALGEWAPDVVLHTTLSFLDRIEGQLMACIDAGAHVVSSSEELFWPFDRDPAFSERIDRAATEAGVVVVGTGVNPGFVMDLLPVVLSGVVARVDRVDVSRSVDAGRRRGPLQKKVGAGLTEAAFREREAAGGFGHIGMVESAKALAAGLGWDTAEVSETFGPHLADADYRTEHATVAAGDVAGIHQTATVTVDGETRATLTLTMAVGARDEDRVEIAGDPPLTVVVEGGTFGDTATVAAVVNTARRVAGARPGLRTMLEIPAAATNR
- a CDS encoding SRPBCC family protein, whose product is MIEVDTHVARRVRLAAPVDAAWALLKDVPRWGALYPHVASVEPYGEGAYLWRMDPLGPPGGRVSVVYACRYEADEASHTLRWTPIPGVGNAAFDGACSVEPDGEAATVGTLRMDARLRIPAPSFLGAVVRPAVSIEMERLTDTFAERLSHALDA
- the purQ gene encoding phosphoribosylformylglycinamidine synthase subunit PurQ; translated protein: MAKVAVLVFPGSNCDHDVYHATKHVLGQDARFVWHKEGSVGEADLVVVPGGFSYGDYLRAGAIARFSPIMKDVVRFAATGGLVLGVCNGFQVLCEAELLPGALMRNASLRFACKDARLRVESTATPFTAELETGEVLTVPVAHGEGNYTADDATLDELEAEDRVVFRYVDAAGEAVPEAAPNGSARNIAGVRNARGNVLGMMPHPERCVEPVLGTADGAKIFRSALAHLGAEVGDVA